From the genome of Winogradskyella forsetii, one region includes:
- a CDS encoding DUF2795 domain-containing protein: MYWTLELASYLSDAPWPATKDELIDYAIRTGAPLEVVENLQAIEDEGDSYDSIEEIWPDYPTDEDYLWNEDEY, encoded by the coding sequence ATGTATTGGACATTAGAATTAGCATCTTATTTAAGTGATGCACCTTGGCCGGCAACAAAAGACGAACTCATTGACTACGCAATTAGAACAGGAGCGCCTCTAGAAGTTGTTGAAAATTTACAAGCAATAGAAGATGAAGGAGATTCTTACGATTCTATTGAAGAAATTTGGCCAGACTATCCAACAGATGAAGATTACCTCTGGAATGAGGATGAATACTAA